The genomic window TAATTGCTAGCATTGTAAAAAACAAAAAAAAAGCACCTCTGACCAAGGTGCTTTTTTTGTGATGCTACAATCGTATAAATCTGTGGTCATCTGGATAAGTGCCTTCCTCAAATTTTACCAGTTTTTGTTTTTCAAAAACGAAGAACTTGTACGCTTCAGTGATGTGGTTATAAGTTCTGTAAATTACTGCCGAACTATTTTGGTCACCGTAAACCTGTACCGCTGATTTGTTGAAGCGCTTAAATTCTTGCTCTTCCATTCCGAGTGAAAACTTGGGTTCGTAGTATTGCACTACGTTGCAGCTCATTGTACCTAGTACAATAAGGACTAATAATAATTTTTTCATCTGTGTGTTTTAAGTGTGTACCTAAATATAAGCAATTAATAGGCCTACCAATTACATTTTAATGATATTGCTTGTAACACTTTTATGATTGATTATTTATATAATTTGGAAGCAAACTGATAATATTGGGTCGTCATTTCGAACGCAGAGAGAAATCTGTTATTAATAAATAATCGAATTGCTAGATTTCTCTTCGTTCCTCATCGAAATGACGATAGTTCAAAAAAAGACAGCCCCGATTGAATTCCAATCAGGGCTTTTGTACATTCTTTAAAAGAAAGACTATGCTAAATTTTTCAGTTGCTCTGCAATTGCGGTATCAAGGTTTGTACTTGCTTTAACTAAAGGTAAACGAACATCGTCACCACAAATTCCCAACTGTTTTAAAGCTGCTTTTACACCTACTGGATTACCCTCTGCGAAACATAACCTCGTAAATTCTAGTAAGCTTAAATGTGCTGGAGTAGCTTTAGCAAATTCTCCAGCTAAGCACAATCTAATCATGTCAGAAAACTGTCTTGGTAACGCATTTCCGATTACAGAAATAACGCCAACCGCACCAATAGCCATCATCGGCAAAGCAACAGGGTCATCGCCAGAAATCAACATGAAATCTGCAGGTTTATCTCTCATAATTTGGTTAAACTGATCGAAAGAACCAGCAGCATCTTTAATGCCAATCAAATTCTTGAAATCGTGAGCTAACCGACACGTAGTTTCAGGTGTCATATTGGAACCTGTTCTGCCTGGTACGTTATAAAGTAAAATAGGCAATGCACTAGTTTCACTTAAATATTTGTAGTGCTGATAGATACCTTCTTGGTTTGGTTTGTTGTAATAAGGGCTAACAGAAAGGATAGCACTGTAGCCATTACTTTCGAAAGTCTTAATTTCTTCAGCTACGCTTAACGTATCATTGCCTCCAATACCTGCCACTAAAGGCAAGCGACCGTTGTTAATTTCAGCGGTAAATTCCCACACCTTCTTCTTCTCGTCCTTGCTTAATGTGGCAGTTTCGCCAGTTGTACCTAAAGATACGAGGTATTCTATACCTCCATTAACCAAGTGATTGATCAGGCGTTCTAAACCCTGATAATCTACCGAGCCATCGGTGTTGAAAGGTGTGACCAATGCTACACCTGTTCCGTGAAATTTGTTCATTTTTTTATATTAATTATTGAATTATTGAATGATAGAATTTTGAATGGATTAGCGACATTGCTAATTATTCAATCATTTAATAATTTACTCATTCAGTCATTTCTTTTTTAATCATTTTCGTCAACTCCTCTTCGCTAATTAATTTAATATTCAGCTTGGTGGCTTTTTCTAATTTTGATGGACCCATATTATCGCCAGCAACTAAATAGTCTAGTTTGGCTGAGATGCCACTTAAAATTTTGCCACCGTTTTCCTCAATCAAATTCTTTAACTCGTCTCTACTAAATTTTTCGAAAACGCCCGAAATTACGAATGTTTTTCCATTTAATTTATCGCTTTGAGCCTTATTTGGTGTTTCTTTTATTTCAAAGCACAAACCTGCATCTTTCAATTCGTTTATTTGCAAAATGTTGCTGTTTTGTGCGAAGTATTCGTTAATGCTTTCGGCAATACGCACACCAATTTCGTCGATAGCGGTTAAATCTTCTAAAGAAGCGGCTGCCAGATTATCAATAGTTTTAACTCCTTTAACAAGTTTCTTGGCAACAGTTTCGCCAACGTATCTAATGCCTAAGCCAAACAGTAAAATGCTTTTTCGAAAGGCATTTCTTTAGATTTTTCGATGCCAGCCAACATGTTATCAATAGACTTTTGACCGAAACGTTCAATAGCTTTCAATTCATCTGCTTTTTCGTGAAGCTTGTACAAATCGCTGATGTGCCGAACCAAGCCACGTTTGTAAAAAGTTTCTATAGTTTCATCGCCTAAACCATCAATATTCATCGCTTTGCGGCCTATAAAGTGCTGAATTTTTCCAACAATTTGTGGGCCACAACCCTCATCATTAGTGCAATAGTAAGCAGCTTCGCCTTCTTTACGAATCAAGGGCGTACCGCATTCAGGGCAATTTTCAATAAAGTGAATGGCCTTGGTGTCAGGTTTTCTCAGCTCTAAATTTACCTTAATGATTTTCGGAATGATTTCGCCGCCCTTTTCTACCCAAACGGTGTCGCCTTCATGTAAATCTAAACGGGTAATTTCGTCTGCATTGTGCAGGGTTGCCCGTTTTACGGTCGTTCTGGCTAAAACTACAGGCTTTAAATTGGCAACTGGCGTAACTGCGCCAGTACGCCCAACTTGATAAGATACTTTCTCTAAAACGGTTTGTACCTCTGCAGCTTTGTATTTGTAAGAAATGGCCCATCGGGGCGATTTAGCTGTAAAACCCAATTCCTGTTGCTGCGCATAACTATTTACTTTAATTACTATGCCATCAATATCGTAGCTTAGCTTAAAACGTTCGGTGTCCCAATAATGGATAAAATCTAAAACCTCATCTATATGTCTAGCTAGCTTGGTATGCTCACAAACATGAAACCCCCAGCTTTTTACTGCTTCTAAACTATCCCAGTGCGTTTTGAAGAACTGTTTTTCTGTATATAAACCGTACAAGAAACAATCTAACGGGCGTTTTTTTACTTCTTTTGAGTCTTGCATTTTCACGGTTCCGGCAGCAAAATTTCGCGGATTGGCGTAAGGTACTTCTCCAAGTTCCTCACGTTCTTTATTTAAACGTTCAAAAGCTGCTCGGTGCATAAAAACTTCGCCTCTTATTTCAAAAGTCTCTGGTACGTCAGTGGCTTTTACTTTATGCGGAATAGAATGAATGGTTTTGATGTTGGCTGTTACCTCATCGCCTTGCGTACCATCTCCACGAGTTACGGCACGAGTAATGATGCCATTTTCGTAAGTGATGCTCATCGATAAACCATCGAATTTCAATTCACAAACGTATTCGAAATTGTCGCCAATAGCTTTGCGAACACGCTCATCAAAATCTCTCAGGTCTTGCTCGTTGTAAGTATTACCTAGTGACAGCATGGGCCATTTATGTCTTACCGTATTAAAGGTTTTGGTGATATCGCCACCTACTTTTTGGGTAGGAGAATTGGGATCGGCAAATTCTGGATTTTCCTTCTCCAGTTGAGCCAATTCTTCCAATTTCTTGTCGAATTCGTAATCGGCAACGGTTGGCATAGCCAAAACATAATAGTTATAAGTGTGCTGGTTAAGCTCGGCTACCAGCGCATCCATTTGTTCTTTTATCGAAAATAGAGACATGATACGAAGATAAGGAGTTGGCGGATTGTTTGATGGTTAAATTGAGAAATTATTGCGATTTAGAAAAGCAGTGCTATTGCTACTATAAAAATGTGAGCCCCGTTATTCGCTACAAGGTTTAGTCCATTTGTCTTCGGCAAGCTCAAACTTCACGAACTAAACGCTTTTCGCTGCTACCGGGTTTAAATTGGTTGTGGCGGTGCTGCTATTAGCTTTGACAAACCTTTAGCAAACGGAATAAAGGTTTGTCAAGGTTCATAGTAGTACAAACCTTTGTTTTCTGCTGGTTTTTGCAAGTTGGGCATAAGCTTTTACAAGCCTTTGGCAAACGGGATATAGGTTTGTCAAAGTTCATGGTAGCACAGACCTTTGTTGATTAAACCCGATAAAAGTGTAAATACTTTTTGGAGCGTCATTTCGAACGTAGAGAGAAATCTGTTACATAGAAGCAATTTACTGCTTTCTGCGTTGGAAATGATGGCAGCAGAACACAAAAAGATTGTAACGATTAGCGGGACTTTCGGAAGCGAAAAATTACTGCCCTAGCTTTTCTAATCAGTCAGCTTGTTGTAAACCAAAAACTTAACGACAATTGTTAAAAACTTCTGTCGTAAAAATGGGCTTCAAGTCTTATATTTACGCATCCCATAAACTTTTTTTAGCACATGAGTGAAGAACTGGACGATTTAAACGAAACCAATTTACCCGAAGACCAAGATAGCGAAAGCCGTGTTGAAGAGCAAAAACACACGGTTATTCCAATTAATGGCTTATACGAAAACTGGTTTTTAGATTATGCTTCGTATGTAATTCTAGATAGGGCCGTACCGCACATTAACGATGGTTTTAAACCCGTACAGCGCCGTATTATGCACTCGTTAAAGGAGATGGACGATGGCCGTTTTAACAAAGCTGCCAACGTGATTGGAAATACGATGAAGTACCACCCGCATGGGGATGCCTCTATTGGGGATGCGATGGTACAAATTGGCCAAAAAGATTTATTGATTGACTGTCAGGGTAACTGGGGCGACCCGATTACCGGCGACAGTGCCGCTGCACCACGTTACATCGAAGCTCGCCTGTCGAAGTTTGCGAACGATGTGGTTTTTAATGCAGATACTACCATTTGGTCGTTAAGTTACGATGGGCGTAATAACGAGCCGGTAACTTTGCCAGTGAAGTTTCCGTTATTGTTGGCGCAGGGAGCAGAAGGTATTGCCGTAGGTTTGGCCACCAAGATTATGCCACATAACTTTAACGAGTTGTTGGATGCTTCTATTGAAGTTTTGAGAGGCGTGCGTCCAAACATTCTGCCCGACTTTTTTACGGGAGGTATGGCCGATTTTTCGAACTATAACGAAGGTCAGCGTGGTGGTAAAATTAGGGTGCGTGCTAAAATTACCGAAAGGGATAAAAAGACCCTGGTGATTACCGAAATTCCATACAGTACCACCACAGGTTCTTTGATTGATAGTGTGTTGTCTGCCAATGATAAAGGCAAAATCAAAATCAAGAAGATTGAAGATAACACCGCTGCAAATGTAGAAATTGTGGTGCATTTGGCACCAGGTATTTCTCCTGACGTAACCATAGATGCGCTATATGCTTTCACCAATTGTGAGGTTTCTATATCACCAAATACTTGTGTAATTAAGGATGATAAACCTCATTTTTTAAGCGTAAACGATATTTTAGAGCAAAATACAAAGTTTACCAAAGCTTTATTAAAGCAAGAACTGGAAATTCGTTTGCATGAGTTGCAAGAACGTGTGTTCTTTAGTTCGCTACTGAAAATTTTCATCCAAGAAGGGATGTACAAGAACCCAGAATACGAAAATTCTGGTGATTTTGATACGGTTGTGCAAGTGTTACATCGTTTGTTTGATCCGTTCAAAGCTTCTTTATATCGCGAAATACAGCCGGAAGATTTCAAAAAGCTAATCGACAAGCCGATGAGTAGCATCACTCGTTTTGATGTGAAAAAGGCAGATGAGATGATGAAAGCTTTGGAAGATGAGATGAAAACCGTAAGAGGTCATCTGCGCCATTTAACGGATTACACGATTGCTTGGTTCGAAAAAATTAAAGCTAAGTACGGTAAAGGGCGTGAGCGTAAAACTGAGATTAGGTTATTTGATAGGGTAGAAGCGGCTAAAGTGGCGCTGGCCAACGTGAAACTGTACATGAACCGTGAGGATGGTTTTATTGGTACTGGTTTAAAAAAGGATGAGTTTGTAGGTGACTGTTCAGATATTGATGAGATCATCGTTTTCCGTGAGGATGGACGTTTTATTGTAACCAAAGTGGCCGATAAAACTTTCGTAGGTAAGCATATTATCCATGCTCAAGTTTTTAAGAAAGGCGATGAGCGTACGGTGTACAACATGATTTACAAAGACGGTGGTAGCGGAATTAGCTATATCAAACGTTTTTCTGTTTTAGGGGTAACCCGCGATAAAGAGTACGATTTGACTAAAGGCACCAAAGGCTCCAAAGTGTTATACTTTACAGCTAATCCAAACGGCGAGGCCGAGGTAGTTTCGGTACAACTGAAACCTCATTCGAAGCTGAAAAAACTGGTTATCGACATAGATTTTGCCAATGTGGCTATCAAAGGCCGCAGTTCTATGGGTAATATTGTAGTGAAATTTCCAATTAAAAAAGTGCTGTTAAAAACCAAAGGGATTTCTACTTTGGCGGGCATTAAAATTTGGTACGATGATATCTTAAAACGTTTAAATGTTGACGGTAGAGGCAAGTATTTAGGCGAGTTTGATGGCGATGATAAGATTTTGCAAGTATACGAGAATGGAACTTACGAACTGAGTACCTTCGAGCTGAGCAACCACTTTGATCCGGGTATTGTTTTAATGCAGAAGTACAACCCAGAGCATGTGTATGGTGTGGTGCATTACGATGGCAAAGCTAAAAATTATTTCGTAAAACGATTTGTATTTGAAGTGCAGCCCGTGGGGAAAGTAGTGAGTTTCATTAGTGAAGAAAACGGCTCTAAAATGGTTTTCATTACAGGTAAAACCGATGCCAAGCTAACCGTTGATGTAGAAAAAGGTAAAACTAAAACTCCTGAAACTTTAGAGCTAGAACTGGCGAGCTTAATTGATGTAAAGGGTTGGAAAGCTAATGGAAACCGATTGACACCACATACGGTAAAAAAAGTTGCTTTGGTTGATGCTGAGCTAGAAATTGGTTTAACGGAGCTGGAGGAGTCGCATTTTGAAGTAACCGAAGTGCACAGTGACCCCGCAACAAATGGAGAAGAAGATGATAGCGACGTTGAAGCGGTTAATGAAATTCATGTTAACGAAGTAACTCCAGAGGCCAATGAAGAAAGCCCTACTTTTGAAGCTTCTGAGGAGCCTAAGAAACCGAAACCTAGTTTTAAATCTGCTGCTAAACCTTTAGTGGTAGAAGAACCGAAGAAGGAAGAGGTTAAAACGGAAGCCGAAAGTGAAAAACCAGCTGAGCCTATTGTGCAGAAAAAGAAAATATCATTCGAGATTACTAATCCGGGAGATATTAAGATAGATGATAAAGGGCAGGGGTCGTTGTTTTAAAACTCAGTCTTTCATTGCCTCTCGCTTTGCATTGATATGTTTTCTACTAAGACTTACGAAGTTTTTAAAACTTCGTAAGTCTCCAATCGCCATATTTTTATATCTTTGCCCAACTCAAAGGGGTGCTTGTTAAATACCCAATATTTTTAGCAGGCTGAGATTATACCCATTTTGGAGGCATAAGCTTAAAAGCTTAGGGAGTAAGGTTTTTACCTCACGCCTTAACTTTAAACCTTATACCTTTCAAAAGCACCTGATGCGGATAATACCGACGTAGGGATTTATTTAGAGGTTTAAGCCAATTACTGTTTCGCCCTGAAAGCAGTTTTCAATGATTTTATTTTGA from Pedobacter sp. SL55 includes these protein-coding regions:
- the dapA gene encoding 4-hydroxy-tetrahydrodipicolinate synthase, with the protein product MNKFHGTGVALVTPFNTDGSVDYQGLERLINHLVNGGIEYLVSLGTTGETATLSKDEKKKVWEFTAEINNGRLPLVAGIGGNDTLSVAEEIKTFESNGYSAILSVSPYYNKPNQEGIYQHYKYLSETSALPILLYNVPGRTGSNMTPETTCRLAHDFKNLIGIKDAAGSFDQFNQIMRDKPADFMLISGDDPVALPMMAIGAVGVISVIGNALPRQFSDMIRLCLAGEFAKATPAHLSLLEFTRLCFAEGNPVGVKAALKQLGICGDDVRLPLVKASTNLDTAIAEQLKNLA
- a CDS encoding DNA gyrase/topoisomerase IV subunit A, encoding MSEELDDLNETNLPEDQDSESRVEEQKHTVIPINGLYENWFLDYASYVILDRAVPHINDGFKPVQRRIMHSLKEMDDGRFNKAANVIGNTMKYHPHGDASIGDAMVQIGQKDLLIDCQGNWGDPITGDSAAAPRYIEARLSKFANDVVFNADTTIWSLSYDGRNNEPVTLPVKFPLLLAQGAEGIAVGLATKIMPHNFNELLDASIEVLRGVRPNILPDFFTGGMADFSNYNEGQRGGKIRVRAKITERDKKTLVITEIPYSTTTGSLIDSVLSANDKGKIKIKKIEDNTAANVEIVVHLAPGISPDVTIDALYAFTNCEVSISPNTCVIKDDKPHFLSVNDILEQNTKFTKALLKQELEIRLHELQERVFFSSLLKIFIQEGMYKNPEYENSGDFDTVVQVLHRLFDPFKASLYREIQPEDFKKLIDKPMSSITRFDVKKADEMMKALEDEMKTVRGHLRHLTDYTIAWFEKIKAKYGKGRERKTEIRLFDRVEAAKVALANVKLYMNREDGFIGTGLKKDEFVGDCSDIDEIIVFREDGRFIVTKVADKTFVGKHIIHAQVFKKGDERTVYNMIYKDGGSGISYIKRFSVLGVTRDKEYDLTKGTKGSKVLYFTANPNGEAEVVSVQLKPHSKLKKLVIDIDFANVAIKGRSSMGNIVVKFPIKKVLLKTKGISTLAGIKIWYDDILKRLNVDGRGKYLGEFDGDDKILQVYENGTYELSTFELSNHFDPGIVLMQKYNPEHVYGVVHYDGKAKNYFVKRFVFEVQPVGKVVSFISEENGSKMVFITGKTDAKLTVDVEKGKTKTPETLELELASLIDVKGWKANGNRLTPHTVKKVALVDAELEIGLTELEESHFEVTEVHSDPATNGEEDDSDVEAVNEIHVNEVTPEANEESPTFEASEEPKKPKPSFKSAAKPLVVEEPKKEEVKTEAESEKPAEPIVQKKKISFEITNPGDIKIDDKGQGSLF